One genomic window of Conger conger chromosome 7, fConCon1.1, whole genome shotgun sequence includes the following:
- the LOC133132873 gene encoding somatostatin receptor type 1-like — translation MSEPNGSDGALFPTGEPLNSTLDYQDFETGPGVSTILIPSIYALVCCVGLTGNGMVIYVILKYAKMKTATNIYILNLAIADELFMLSVPFLATSAALRHWPFGSLMCRLVLSVDGINMFTSIFCLTVLSVDRYVAVVHPIKSARYRRPSVAKVINACVWGLSLVVILPIIVFADTVPARDGGVDCNFLWPESSWSEAFVVYTFLLGFLLPVVAICLCYCLIVARMRAVGLKAGWLQRRRSEKKITRMVLLVVTVFVVCWMPFYIAQLVSVFRRPPDPMVTQLFVILSYANSGANPILYGFVSDNFRRSFQRIVCFRWLESGADAEQVDYCAIPLKRPAAARTDERPHRFPLKDCLASDTADRNGTYTSRITAL, via the coding sequence ATGTCAGAGCCCAACGGGTCAGATGGGGCGTTGTTCCCCACGGGAGAGCCTCTAAACTCCACCCTGGACTACCAGGACTTTGAGACGGGGCCGGGCGTCAGCACCATCCTCATCCCCTCCATCTACGCCCTGGTGTGCTGCGTGGGCCTGACGGGAAACGGCATGGTGATCTACGTCATCCTGAAGTACGCCAAGATGAAGACGGCCACCAACATCTACATCCTGAACCTGGCCATCGCCGATGAGCTCTTCATGCTGAGCGTGCCGTTCCTGGCCACATCGGCCGCCCTGCGCCACTGGCCCTTCGGCTCGCTCATGTGCCGGCTGGTCCTCAGTGTGGACGGCATCAACATGTTCACCAGCATCTTCTGCCTGACCGTGCTGAGCGTGGACCGCTACGTCGCCGTGGTCCACCCCATCAAGTCCGCGCGGTATCGCCGCCCCTCCGTGGCCAAGGTCATCAACGCCTGCGTGTGGGGGCTCTCGCTGGTGGTCATCCTGCCCATCATCGTCTTCGCCGACACGGTGCCCGCGCGGGATGGCGGCGTGGACTGCAACTTCCTGTGGCCGGAGTCGTCGTGGTCGGAGGCCTTCGTGGTGTACACCTTCCTGCTGGGCTTCCTGCTGCCCGTGGTGGCCATCTGCCTGTGCTACTGCCTGATCGTGGCGCGCATGAGGGCCGTGGGCCTGAAGGCGGGCTGGCTCCAGCGCCGCCGCTCGGAGAAGAAGATCACCCGCATGGTGCTGCTGGTGGTGACCGTCTTCGTGGTGTGCTGGATGCCCTTCTACATCGCGCAGCTGGTCAGCGTCTTCCGCCGGCCGCCCGACCCCATGGTGACGCAGCTCTTCGTCATCCTCAGCTACGCCAACAGCGGCGCCAACCCCATCCTGTACGGCTTCGTCTCGGACAACTTCCGCCGCTCCTTCCAGCGGATCGTCTGCTTCCGCTGGCTGGAGAGCGGGGCGGACGCGGAGCAGGTGGACTACTGCGCCATCCCGCTGAAGCGGCCGGCCGCGGCTCGCACAGACGAACGCCCCCACCGCTTCCCCCTCAAGGACTGCCTGGCCTCCGACACGGCCGACCGCAACGGGACCTACACCTCCCGAATCACCGCTTTGTGA